From the Endozoicomonas sp. Mp262 genome, the window ACATACAACTATAATATTTAGCGCTTTACATTTTGTTAGCCTCAGGGATTAATTGCCATGACCTCCGATATTTCAACACCCCCCTATCAACCTGACCGGATTTTTTCGATCAATGGGCTAAAAATTGGTCAGGCAACCGATCTGCAAGGGATGACAGGCGTCACCGTATTACGCTTTGATAACGGCGCAACCTGCGCAGTAGATGTCAGGGGAGCGGCTCCCGGCACCAGGGAGACGGATCTGCTCAGGCCGGAAAACCTGGTTGATAAGGTTCATGCCATCGTACTGGGTGGTGGCAGCGCCTTTGGCCTGGCAGCCATGACGGGTGTTACTGACTGCCTGGCAGAACAAAAAATCGGCTTCCAGACAGAAGGAGGCTGCATTCCTATTGTTACAGGAGCCATCCTCTATGACCTCACCATAGGCAGCCCTGACTCTCGTCCTGATTCCAACATGGGTAAACGGGCAGCCTTAAGCGCTTCCAGAAAGAACCTGACAGAAGGCAATATTGGAGCAGGAACTGGCGCAACCGTCGGCAAAGTCATGGGAACCGAACTGGCCACCAAAAGCGGCCTGGGAACCTTT encodes:
- a CDS encoding P1 family peptidase, with amino-acid sequence MTSDISTPPYQPDRIFSINGLKIGQATDLQGMTGVTVLRFDNGATCAVDVRGAAPGTRETDLLRPENLVDKVHAIVLGGGSAFGLAAMTGVTDCLAEQKIGFQTEGGCIPIVTGAILYDLTIGSPDSRPDSNMGKRAALSASRKNLTEGNIGAGTGATVGKVMGTELATKSGLGTFCLTKDNLVVAAIIAVNAWGDVIKNGKVIAGSRTPDNQGFINSKEAILSGRDKPAFSGQNTTIGTIITNATLSKSQALKVAQMAHDGYSRAINPVHTLYDGDTIFAAATGEIEQSDTNLIGIMAAEVVEIAIHRAVLAAESKAGIPAITDLSSIT